The Eleginops maclovinus isolate JMC-PN-2008 ecotype Puerto Natales chromosome 24, JC_Emac_rtc_rv5, whole genome shotgun sequence genome contains a region encoding:
- the si:ch211-132g1.1 gene encoding T-cell surface antigen CD2: protein MMKMVMKMAAVSFSLLLLCCYAFSSTDSCDMSAAVGDTVTLPLGHKLTDSESLKWTFNDSDIIFNRKSKDKIILKNEDVYQNGTLRLKSVKKSNEGTYKPEVNAANGQKVVKGLKTIRLCLLERVQKPSVTFECKSPNVVFKCMPTISKPERKFEWLKDDKVVANVKYWTKNAKEVQYHSFRCNVSNKVSFSISDALTHTCIKSFFPEKFLGLNTWIFVGIGGGVVLLLIILVIICCVRTRRKKRLRLKAVGEMRLDWATERQLQHQNAQNRPPDHPPPHHHPQQQHPAGHTGPRQHRSKRDPQQRPRVPDGHPQPSPRKAAQVPRPAEKVDEEQPPPLPQPRKKGPRTQKSV, encoded by the exons ATGATGAAGATGGTGATGAAGATGGCTGctgtctccttctctctgctcctgctCTGCTGCTACGCCTTCTCCTCCACAG ATTCGTGTGACATGTCCGCTGCGGTGGGCGACACCGTCACCTTGCCTCTGGGCCACAAACTGACTGACTCAGAGTCCTTGAAATGGACGTTCAACGACAGTGACATCATATTCAATCGAAAATCAAAAGATAAAATTATCTTAAAGAATGAGGATGTTTATCAGAACGGAACCCTGAGGCTGAAGAGTGTGAAGAAAAGCAACGAGGGGACTTACAAGCCTGAGGTTAATGCGGCAAATGGGCAGAAAGTTGTAAAGGGATTGAAAACCATACGTTTATGTCTACTGG AGCGCGTCCAGAAGCCTTCAGTGACCTTTGAATGTAAATCACCCAATGTCGTATTCAAGTGCATG CCCACAATCTCAAAGCCAGAAAGGAAATTCGAGTGGCTAAAGGATGACAAGGTGGTGGCAAACGTTAAATATTGGACTAAAAATGCCAAAGAGGTGCAGTACCACTCCTTCAGGTGCAATGTCTCAAACAAAGTCAGCTTCAGTATAAGCGATGCTTTGACGCATACCTGCATAAAGAGCT TTTTCCCTGAGAAATTTTTAGGACTTAACACCTGGATCTTCGTGGGCATTGGAGGAG GTGTTGTCCTGTTGCTGATCATCTTGGTTATTATTTGCTGCGTCCGCACCAGACGGAAGAAGCGCTTGCGACTGAAGg CCGTGGGGGAGATGCGTTTGGATTGGGCCACTGAACGACAGCTTCAACATCAAAATGCACAAAACCGCCCCCCTgaccatcctcctcctcatcatcatcctcagcagcagcatccgGCCGGACACACGGGGCCCCGGCAGCATCGCTCCAAACGAGACCCCCAGCAGAGGCCCCGAGTCCCCGACGGACATCCACAACCCAGCCCCCGCAAAGCCGCTCAG GTCCCCAGACCCGCTGAAAAAGTGGATGAAGAGCagccccctcctcttcctcagcccCGGAAGAAAGGGCCAAGAACACAAAAGAGTGTGTGA